The Haloarcula sp. CBA1127 genomic interval GTCATCGTCGGCCACGACCCCAACAACGTCTTCGTTTACGGCCCAACGGGAGTCGGAAAGACTGCTGTTACGAAGTGGGTCCGGGACAAACTCGAAGAGAAAGCCGAGGCTGAGGACATCCCGCTCACTGTTGTCGGTCCGATAAACTGCCGGAACTACCGATCAGCGTACGCGCTAGTCAACACACTCGTTAACGAGTTCCGGGAGCCCGAGAACCAACTGCCAGAGAGCGGCTACAGCACTGACAGCGTCTTTGAGTTCCTCTACGAGGAGATCGAGGCTGTCGGTGGGAACGTCCTCATCATTCTGGACGAGATCGACAACATTCCAGCGGACGCGCGGAACGACTTCCTGTATGAACTGCCGCGGGCTGAAGCGAACGAGAACACGCCGATCACCGATGCAAAGGTCGGGCTCATCGGGATATCGAACGACCTCAAGTTCGTCGACGTGTTGGAACCCAAGGTAAAATCGACACTGGGGGAGCGAGAGATCAAGTTCGGCCCGTACGACGCGACCGAACTCCGAGACATTCTGGGTTACTACGCCGACATCGCGTTTCGGGAGGACGTGCTCGGCGAAGATGTCGTCCCGCTGGCGGCCGCCTTCTCGGCACAGGAACGCGGCGACGTTCGGCAGGGACTCCGAATCCTCGAAAAGGCCGGGGAGTACGCGCGGATGGAGGGTGCGGATGGTGTGACAGAAGCGCACACTCGTCGCGCGACAGATACTATTGAGACTGACGAACTCCTTGATTACTTCGAGCATGACCTGAGTTCACAGCAGGCACTGACGTATCTCGCGACGACGCTTGCGCTCATCGAACCGAAACACGAGGCGTCGACGAAACGGATCTACAACCTCTACTCCTCTATCGCGGAGTCGAGCGGCCGCCGAGTGAAATCCGAGCGGAAAATCTACGAGTTCCTCGACCAGCTTTCGATGCAGGGGCTGGTCCGCTCGGCCGAACGCAATCTCGGTCGCAAGGGTGGGCGCAAATACATTTACGAGGTCACTGACGATCCGACCGATATCATCAACGCTGCACTCCAATCCTCCTACAGCGATGCCGTGCCGAGTAACGTCAACGGGATTCTCGAACATTATCTGGAAGACGAGGCGACTGAGTTTGAGGCACCGGACACTACTGACGACGAGCAACAGAACCTCTGGCAGTTCACGTAGCCAGCGTCTTTGCACGCCCCCCTCCGGCTCACACGGCAGAACACTTGCACGGTGGTGTGTGTGTGTTCAGCGGCAGTCTCTCTACTGTGCAGTCCAGAACAGTTGCAGGGTGGTGTGTGTATGCCCACGATAGACCGCGACCCCGGAGTGCTAACGAGTGATTATGTGGTATTTGTCTCCGCTGCAGTGTGTAGAACACTTGCAGACCGGTGTGTCACCCCGTCCTGTCGCCGCACCACGGTATTCCGTTTCGAAAACACTTGCAGGGTGGTGTCAACCCGGATTCGGCGCAAATCACGCCCAAAACGGCCTTTTGGAACACTTGCAGGGTGGTGTCCCAGCATACTCTCACCCACCTCAAGCAGTACGTGAAACACTTGCACGGTGGTGTGCAAGGGCAAATCGGAACTCCGAACAACGCCACAAAAACACTTGCAGCGTGGTGTTTTCGTAGATTTCAGACGCTCGCATACCCTCCGTGCGAACACTTGCAGGGTGGTGTGTGAACACGTGTTCACTATTCTGGTCTGGCTGTAGTCGAACTGGAAACACTTGCAGGGTGGTGATAGAACACTCGTATGGTGGTGTCGGATTGCTTGTGTAGGGTTGTCAGAACACTTGTAGGGTGGTGTGCTGGCCCATTATCACCGGGCTGATCCCTACAGCAACCGTCCCGTTCGGCGTACCTGTGCCGTTCAGGTCATTCGATAATGACCTGTCATACAATGATAAAGGCAGCGAGGCTTCGTCAGAGAACACTCGAAGGGTGGTGTTCCCGCGAAAAACACGTTGTTTGCGACGCAATCAATCAAGCGACGGTGATCGACTGAGCCCTCCCCATTACATCGGGGCCTGGTTGTAGATGAGGTTCCGCTGGATATCGTTGGCCCCCTCGTAGATGACCGGAATCCGGACGTCACGGTACACGCGGGAGATACGGTTCTCCGTCAGCACCGACCGTCCTCCGTGGAGCTGCATCCCTTTCTCGGCACAGTCCATCGCGGCTTCGGTCGCGTTGGTCTTTGCCAGTGCGGCCCAGTAGCCGGCGTTCTCCTGGTTTGCGACGCGCTCCGCCGCGTGCCAGGTGAGCGCTCTGGCGGACTGGAGACCGAGTTGCATATCGGCCAGTTTGTGCTGGACAGCCTGGAACTCATCGACAGTCTTGCCGAAGGCCTCGCGGTCGTGGACGAACTCCCAGGCTTCTTCGATGGCTGCGGCGGCCAGCCCGAGACCGTGTCCGCCGACGACGACGCGGCCGTGATTGAAGAACTCGGCGAGCATATAGAAGCCGGCCCCTTCGACGCCGACCAGATTCTCCTCCGGAATCCGGCAGTCGTCAAGCACGATGTGGGCCTGCTTGGACGCTCGGAAGCCCATCTTTTCGGGGATGTGCTCGGCGTGGTAGCCGTCGGCGTCCGTCGGGACGATAAACATCGAGTAGTTCCCGTAGCGGTCGTTCGGGTCGTCACCGGTCTTGGCGTACAGCGTCACCCAGTCCGCCTCGACGCCGTTGCCGATCCAGTACTTTTCGCCGTTAATCACCCACTCGTCGCCGTCCTTCTCGGCGGCCGTCGTCATCCCGGCGAGGTCGCTCCCCGTCTCCGGTTCGGAGACAGCGAGACCGGTAAGCTGATCGCCGGCGGCGACGGGCTCAAGGAACTCCTCTTTCTGCCAGTCTGCGCCGTGGTCCTCGACGATCTCCGCCCCGAAGCTGGCGAGTTGGATTGTCAGCGCGATCCCTGCGTCGGCTTTGTACAGCTCCTCCGCCATCGCAAGCATCTGCTGGAGGTCGTAGCCGCTCCCGCCCCACTCTTCGCTGATATCCTGTGCGACGAGGCCGGCCTCCCTGGCCGCTTCGAGCACGTCCCAGGGATACTCCCCGGACGCGTAGTACTCACCTGCGACTGGTTCGATATGCTCCGCAGCGAACTCCCGAGCCTCCTCCTTGACCTCGTGTGCGTGTTCCGGAACGAGTTTCTCGGATAGCAGATCCATGGGAATTATCATGGTTTGTGTACTCATATACTCCGTGGAACTCTGCCAAACACCGTCGTAGTTGTTTTTCGGAAAATCCTGATAATCGGCCAGCACGCTTTTCCACGGCTGTGGCCTTCCTCGAACATGAATCGTCGAGACTACCTGCTCGCCGGAGCCACCCTCGGAACCGCCGGGCTTGCGGGATGTTCGTTTCTGGCTGCAGCCGAGGCACCACCACCGGACGTTCCGAAACAGCGTCTCGAAGACGGCGGCTGGACGCGAACGGACCAGTCCTCGGAGACAGTGTTCGACCGGAGCTACGGCCCGGTTTCGGTCGAGGCCGTCTCCAGTACGGTCCAGTACGCCGACGAACAGCTACAGGAGCGTGTCGCCAGCCGAACCCTCGACCAGGTCCAGACTGCGCTCTCCGTGTTTTTCGCCACCCGCGTCGATTTCAGCCCCAATCTGGATAATCTCCCGGCTGGCGTGGGTCGCGAGGAACTGCTGGCGGAAGTCAGAACGAACGCCCGTGATAGCTTCGAACAGCAGATGGAAGCGCAGGGGCTGACCGACATCGAGAAATCCGGTGAGGGGACAATCGATATCGACACCGGGGAAACAGCTGAGACGGTGGAACTGTCCGCCGTGTACCCATTCGAGGGGATTTCCTTCGACGTGACCGAGGACGAGGCCGTCGAGATACCGGCCAGCGATATCGACATCTCGGCGATGTTCGCCGTCTGGCACCACGGCGATTTCGTCATCATATCTGGGGGCGCGTACCCGGCACAGAACTTCGAGCAGGTCGTCGAAAACGACCTGAGTGACGGAATCACAGTCACTGTCGATGTTGATCTCGGACTTAATCCCGACACCTATCGGACCGAAGTCCGGAATCTCGTCACTGGCGTCCAGTAACCGCTACTGAGCTGCTGAAAACGCGCCCACTCCCCTATTCCGGCGCGGCGTCGTCGGGGACGCGACCCTCGACGAGCGATTCGTTGGCGTACTCGTCACGGAGCGACTTTTTGTCGAACTTCCCAGTTGCCGTCTTCGGAACCTCATCGATGGTGACGAAGTTGTCCGGAACCCACCACTTGGGGTAGGACTCGAGGATGTACTCACGGAGTTCATCGCCAAGCGTCTCCTCGTCGGCGTCGGCCGTCGGAACGATCATCGCGAGCGGGCGCTCCTGCCAGCGCTCGTGGGGGACACCGATGACTGCCGCTTCGTTCACGTCGTCGTGGGCAATCAGTTCGTTTTCCAGTTCGAGTGAGGAGATCCACTCCCCGCCGCTCTTGATAACGTCTTTCGCCCGGTCGACGATCTTGATGTAGCCGTCCTCGTCGACGGACACCACGTCGCCAGTCTTCAGATAGCCGTCCTCGAACTCCTGTTCGTTCGCTTCCGGCCGCTTGAAGTACTCCGTCGTCACCCACGGCCCGCGGATGTGGAGCTCGCCGAAGTCCTCGCCGTTGTGCGGGACCTCGTTGCCGTTGTCGTCGATGACACGGAACTCCAGCCCGGGCGTGATGAGTCCCTGCTTCGCCCGCTTGTCCAGTTGCGTCTGGTAGTCGGCGTCCTCCAGGTCGCTCCGCAGGGACGCCACTGCACCCACCGGGGCCGTCTCGGTCATCCCCCATGCGTGGACGAGCTCCACGTCGCGGTCGTCGAAGAACCGGATCATCGCTTCCGGCGCGGCGCTCCCGCCAACGATGAGGCGCTCAAGCGATGAAAGGTCGACATCGTTCTCCTTGATGTACTCCATCAGCCCCAGCCAGACGGTCGGGACGCCGGCGGTGACGGTGACGCCCTCTTCTTCGATGAGCTTCGCGAGGTCCGCCGGCTCCGGCTGTGGGCCGGGGTAAACGTGTTTGGCCCCGCCCGAAGTTGCTGAGAACGGGAGTCCCCACGCGTTGACGTGGAACATCGGGACGACCGGCATCATGACGTCGTCGTCGTCGAGTGGAATCCCCTGTGGCGACTGAATCGCCATCGTGTGGCTCCACAGCATCTGCTGGGTGTACTCGACGCCTTTCGGTCGTCCAGTCGTGCCGGACGTGTAACAGAGGCCGGCAGGTCGGTCCTCCTCCAGTTCGGGCCAGTCGTACTCCGTCGGCTGGTCGGCGATGAACGATTCGTAGGCAACGGCATCAAGCTCCGTCTCCGGGACGGAGTCGCTCATCACG includes:
- a CDS encoding acyl-CoA dehydrogenase family protein, yielding MDLLSEKLVPEHAHEVKEEAREFAAEHIEPVAGEYYASGEYPWDVLEAAREAGLVAQDISEEWGGSGYDLQQMLAMAEELYKADAGIALTIQLASFGAEIVEDHGADWQKEEFLEPVAAGDQLTGLAVSEPETGSDLAGMTTAAEKDGDEWVINGEKYWIGNGVEADWVTLYAKTGDDPNDRYGNYSMFIVPTDADGYHAEHIPEKMGFRASKQAHIVLDDCRIPEENLVGVEGAGFYMLAEFFNHGRVVVGGHGLGLAAAAIEEAWEFVHDREAFGKTVDEFQAVQHKLADMQLGLQSARALTWHAAERVANQENAGYWAALAKTNATEAAMDCAEKGMQLHGGRSVLTENRISRVYRDVRIPVIYEGANDIQRNLIYNQAPM
- a CDS encoding Cdc6/Cdc18 family protein, with amino-acid sequence MVDVNENPFDGTDAIFERKQPLKKDTFTPDTIFHRDEEIEFYINALQDVIVGHDPNNVFVYGPTGVGKTAVTKWVRDKLEEKAEAEDIPLTVVGPINCRNYRSAYALVNTLVNEFREPENQLPESGYSTDSVFEFLYEEIEAVGGNVLIILDEIDNIPADARNDFLYELPRAEANENTPITDAKVGLIGISNDLKFVDVLEPKVKSTLGEREIKFGPYDATELRDILGYYADIAFREDVLGEDVVPLAAAFSAQERGDVRQGLRILEKAGEYARMEGADGVTEAHTRRATDTIETDELLDYFEHDLSSQQALTYLATTLALIEPKHEASTKRIYNLYSSIAESSGRRVKSERKIYEFLDQLSMQGLVRSAERNLGRKGGRKYIYEVTDDPTDIINAALQSSYSDAVPSNVNGILEHYLEDEATEFEAPDTTDDEQQNLWQFT
- a CDS encoding DUF6517 family protein; this encodes MNRRDYLLAGATLGTAGLAGCSFLAAAEAPPPDVPKQRLEDGGWTRTDQSSETVFDRSYGPVSVEAVSSTVQYADEQLQERVASRTLDQVQTALSVFFATRVDFSPNLDNLPAGVGREELLAEVRTNARDSFEQQMEAQGLTDIEKSGEGTIDIDTGETAETVELSAVYPFEGISFDVTEDEAVEIPASDIDISAMFAVWHHGDFVIISGGAYPAQNFEQVVENDLSDGITVTVDVDLGLNPDTYRTEVRNLVTGVQ
- a CDS encoding long-chain fatty acid--CoA ligase; the protein is MPGGSPQTLRPFLWRAETLYPDTEVVSRTHEGIVRHDYAEYAERTAQLANAIEEAGYGDGERLGTFCWNHSRHFETYFGVPGTGAQLHTINPLLPDEHIQYIVSDAQDELIFVDESLLPKLEGAAAEDPESFETVEQFIVMSDSVPETELDAVAYESFIADQPTEYDWPELEEDRPAGLCYTSGTTGRPKGVEYTQQMLWSHTMAIQSPQGIPLDDDDVMMPVVPMFHVNAWGLPFSATSGGAKHVYPGPQPEPADLAKLIEEEGVTVTAGVPTVWLGLMEYIKENDVDLSSLERLIVGGSAAPEAMIRFFDDRDVELVHAWGMTETAPVGAVASLRSDLEDADYQTQLDKRAKQGLITPGLEFRVIDDNGNEVPHNGEDFGELHIRGPWVTTEYFKRPEANEQEFEDGYLKTGDVVSVDEDGYIKIVDRAKDVIKSGGEWISSLELENELIAHDDVNEAAVIGVPHERWQERPLAMIVPTADADEETLGDELREYILESYPKWWVPDNFVTIDEVPKTATGKFDKKSLRDEYANESLVEGRVPDDAAPE